In Apium graveolens cultivar Ventura chromosome 10, ASM990537v1, whole genome shotgun sequence, the following are encoded in one genomic region:
- the LOC141692251 gene encoding pleiotropic drug resistance protein 2-like isoform X1, whose product MSVNASSDRIKWASASIREVFDSPGGDLFKQNGREEDEEDLKWAAIERLPTYNRLRHGMIKQVLEDGNVVHKTMDVSTLGVQDKKNFIESILKVVEEDNQRLLLRVRNRTDRVGISIPKVEVRFQNFSVEGDAYIGSRSLPTLPNAFLNTIEEVLRMLRLAPSMKKTVEILHKVNGVLKPSRLTLLLGPPGSGKTTLLKALAGVLEKDLRVSGQVTYCGHDMSEFIPQRTSAYISQHDLHHGELTVRETLDFSGRFLGVGTRYDLLSELSRREKESGIKPDAEIDAFMKATAVSGQHSSLVTDYVLKILGLDTCGDIMVGDVMRRGISGGQKKRVTTGEMLVGPAKVFFMDEISNGLDSSTTFQIVKFMRQMVHIMDVSMIISLLQPAPETYELFDDIILLSEGQIVYQGPRDNILEFFESVGFKCPERKGVGDFLQEVTSMKDQEQYWYKKNEPYHYVSVPEFVKRFGSFHVGQRITEDLSIPYDRSQTHQAALVKERYGISNRELLKASFAREWLLMKRNSFLYIFKTFQITIMSIIAFTVFFKSEMPSGRAADGAKFFGALFFGLLNVMFNGAAELGLTLMRLPVFFKQRDSLFFPAWAFAIPICVLRIPISVMESFIWTILTYYTIGFAPDATRFFCQLLAYVGVNQMALSLFRFIAAVSRIQVVSSSLGTFAMLLVLLLGGFIVAKDDIVSWMKWGYYLSPLMYGQNAVAVNEFLDERWNDPNTDTRIDQPTVGKVLLGSRGMFVDGYMYWICVVALFAYTIFLNILFILALTYLNPFGSSKSVVDKDANTKKKNKSTDRSTASTAPLNKGVDMGVRNTPRHTNFTSDKDNRRGMVLPFKPLSLAFENVNYYVDMPPEMKSQGITEHRLQLLRDVSGAFRPGVLTALVGVSGAGKTTLMDVLAGRKTGGYIEGSISISGYPKNQATFARVSGYCEQNDIHSPHVTIHESLVYSAWLRLGPDVSNKTQKMFVEEVMELVELDVLRNALVGLPGVNGLSTEQRKRLTIAVELVSNPSIIFMDEPTSGLDARAAAIVMRTVRNTVDTGRTVVCTVHQPSIDIFEAFDELLLMKRGGQVIYAGALGQHSHLLVEYFESISGIPKCKDSQNPATWMLEISSAVAESKLDVDFAEIYEKSVLYRSNIKLIKELSNGAPGSEDLHFPTQYSQPFITQCKACFWKQYWSYWRHPEYNAIRFLMTIVIGVVFGLIFWGQGQKIEKQQDLSNLLGAMYASVLFLGGTSVGAVQSVVAVERTVFYRERAAGMYSALPYAFAQVAIEVVYVFIQTFIYSIILFTMIGFPWQIEKFLFYFFFVFMCFVYFTLYGMMLVALTPNFQIAAITMSFFLGLWNLFSGFLIPRTQIPIWWRWYYWGSPIAWTIYGLITSQFGENMDPMVIFEENSIPVKEYLKDTLGYESDFLGYVVLAHIGWALLFTFVFAYGIKFLNFQRR is encoded by the exons ATGAGTGTTAATGCATCATCCGACAGAATAAAATGGGCCTCAGCAAGTATCCGGGAGGTGTTTGATTCCCCAGGAGGAGATTTATTTAAGCAGAATGGAAGAGAAGAGGATGAGGAAGATCTCAAATGGGCTGCAATCGAAAGGCTTCCCACATATAATAGGTTAAGACACGGAATGATTAAGCAAGTTCTTGAGGATGGAAATGTGGTTCATAAAACAATGGATGTGTCTACTCTAGGAGTGCAAGACAAGAAGAACTTTATAGAGAGTATACTCAAAGTTGTTGAAGAGGATAACCAAAGGCTTCTTCTCAGAGTTCGGAATCGAACTGACAG GGTTGGAATCAGTATTCCCAAGGTCGAAGTGCGGTTCCAAAACTTTTCAGTCGAAGGAGATGCATATATCGGATCGAGGTCACTTCCAACGCTCCCAAATGCCTTCTTGAATACCATAGAG GAGGTTCTTCGTATGTTAAGACTTGCTCCATCAATGAAAAAGACAGTTGAAATACTCCATAAGGTGAATGGAGTGCTGAAACCATCAAG ATTGACACTTCTTTTAGGGCCTCCAGGCTCTGGAAAGACTACTTTGTTAAAGGCCCTTGCTGGGGTGTTGGAAAAGGATCTAAGG GTTAGTGGACAAGTAACATATTGTGGTCATGACATGTCAGAATTCATTCCACAGAGGACTTCTGCATATATAAGCCAGCATGACCTTCACCATGGTGAATTAACAGTAAGAGAGACATTAGATTTCTCTGGACGTTTCTTGGGAGTTGGAACAAGATACGATCTCCTGTCAGAATTGTCAAGAAGAGAAAAAGAATCGGGCATCAAACCAGATGCGGAGATAGATGCTTTCATGAAAGCTACAGCAGTGTCAGGCCAACACTCTAGTTTGGTTACTGATTATGTTCTCAAG ATACTTGGATTGGACACCTGTGGTGATATAATGGTCGGAGATGTGATGAGGAGGGGTATCTCTGGTGGGCAGAAGAAGCGTGTCACCACCG GGGAAATGCTGGTTGGCCCTGCGAAAGTTTTTTTCATGGATGAAATATCAAATGGTCTAGACAGTTCTACAACTTTTCAAATTGTCAAGTTTATGAGGCAAATGGTTCATATTATGGATGTAAGCATGATAATATCTCTTCTCCAGCCTGCACCTGAAACTTATGAGCTTTTTGACGACATTATACTACTTTCAGAAGGTCAAATTGTCTATCAAGGTCCCCGAGATAATATTCTTGAGTTCTTTGAAAGTGTGGGATTCAAATGCCCTGAAAGAAAAGGAGTTGGGGACTTTCTTCAGGAGGTTACTTCAATGAAAGACCAAGAGCAATACTGGTACAAGAAGAATGAACCGTACCACTATGTTTCTGTTCCCGAATTTGTCAAACGATTTGGCTCTTTCCATGTTGGCCAGAGAATCACTGAAGATCTCTCCATTCCTTATGATAGATCTCAAACCCATCAAGCTGCATTAGTGAAAGAAAGATATGGTATTTCCAACAGGGAACTCCTCAAGGCATCCTTTGCTAGGGAATGGTTATTGATGAAGCGTAACTCCTTCTTATACATTTTCAAGACCTTCCAGATCACTATTATGTCAATTATTGCTTTTACAGTGTTCTTTAAATCAGAGATGCCTTCTGGCCGAGCAGCAGATGGAGCAAAATTTTTTGGTGCACTTTTCTTCGGTCTCTTAAATGTGATGTTTAATGGGGCAGCAGAGCTTGGACTTACACTGATGAGACTTCCGGTCTTCTTTAAACAAAGAGATTCATTGTTTTTCCCCGCATGGGCATTTGCAATACCGATATGTGTCCTTAGAATACCCATATCAGTTATGGAGTCATTTATATGGACAATTCTAACATATTACACAATCGGTTTTGCTCCAGACGCTACTCG GTTCTTTTGTCAGTTATTGGCATATGTTGGCGTAAATCAAATGGCCTTGTCTCTCTTCCGTTTCATTGCAGCAGTTTCAAGGATACAGGTTGTTTCAAGTTCCTTAGGTACCTTTGCGATGCTATTGGTCTTACTCCTTGGTGGATTTATAGTCGCTAAAG ATGACATAGTATCATGGATGAAATGGGGCTATTATCTTTCTCCATTGATGTACGGGCAGAATGCCGTTGCTGTCAATGAATTTCTTGATGAAAGATGGAACGAT CCCAATACAGACACAAGGATAGATCAACCTACTGTCGGAAAGGTGCTTCTGGGGAGCAGAGGGATGTTTGTGGATGGATATATGTACTGGATATGTGTAGTAGCATTATTTGCCTATACAATTTTCTTAAACATCCTCTTTATCCTGGCACTGACATACTTGAATC CCTTTGGAAGTTCCAAGTCTGTCGTTGATAAGGATGCCAACACTAAGAAAAAGAACAAGTCTACTGACAGGAGCACAGCGTCTACAGCTCCTTTGAATAAAG GTGTAGATATGGGTGTACGGAACACTCCAAGACACACGAACTTCACTTCTGATAAAGATAACAGAAGAGGAATGGTGCTTCCTTTCAAGCCCCTTTCACTTGCATTTGAAAATGTGAATTACTATGTTGATATGCCTCCT GAAATGAAGAGTCAAGGAATCACAGAGCACCGTCTCCAATTGCTACGAGATGTGAGTGGTGCATTCAGGCCTGGTGTTTTGACAGCATTAGTGGGAGTGAGTGGTGCTGGAAAGACCACGTTGATGGATGTATTAGCGGGAAGAAAAACTGGAGGGTATATCGAAGGAAGTATTAGCATTTCAGGTTATCCAAAGAACCAAGCAACTTTTGCTCGTGTCAGTGGTTATTGTGAACAGAACGATATCCATTCTCCACATGTTACCATTCATGAATCTCTTGTGTACTCGGCATGGTTACGTCTTGGTCCAGATGTGTCAAATAAAACACAAAAG ATGTTTGTTGAGGAAGTGATGGAGTTAGTTGAGTTGGATGTGCTGAGAAATGCGCTAGTTGGACTCCCAGGAGTAAATGGTCTATCAACTGAACAAAGAAAGAGGCTTACCATTGCAGTAGAATTGGTTTCTAATCCCTCCATCATTTTTATGGATGAGCCAACATCAGGCTTAGATGCCAGAGCAGCAGCAATTGTCATGAGAACCGTGAGGAACACAGTGGATACAGGGAGAACTGTTGTATGTACAGTTCATCAGCCAAGCATAGATATCTTTGAAGCTTTTGATGAG CTTCTGTTGATGAAAAGAGGAGGCCAAGTTATTTATGCTGGAGCTCTTGGACAACACTCTCATTTGCTCGTAGAATATTTTGAA TCCATTTCAGGAATTCCTAAATGTAAAGACAGTCAAAATCCAGCAACATGGATGCTGGAAATTAGCTCTGCAGTGGCGGAATCTAAACTTGATGTTGACTTTGcagaaatttatgaaaaatcTGTTCTGTATAG GAGCAATATAAAACTCATTAAAGAACTAAGCAACGGAGCACCAGGCTCCGAGGACTTGCATTTTCCGACCCAATATTCGCAACCCTTTATTACTCAATGTAAAGCTTGCTTCTGGAAGCAGTACTGGTCATACTGGAGGCATCCAGAGTACAATGCCATCCGCTTTTTAATGACAATAGTAATCGGTGTAGTATTTGGATTAATATTTTGGGGGCAAGGGCAGAAAAT TGAAAAACAACAAGACCTATCGAATCTGCTAGGAGCTATGTATGCTTCTGTTTTGTTTCTCGGGGGAACAAGTGTTGGGGCCGTACAGTCAGTTGTGGCAGTTGAAAGAACAGTCTTCTACCGTGAAAGAGCAGCAGGGATGTATTCAGCACTGCCATATGCATTTGCTCAG GTGGCCATTGAGGTTGTTTACGTTTTTATCCAGACATTCATCTACAGTATTATCCTATTTACTATGATTGGATTCCCCTGGCAAATCGAGAAGTTTCTTTTCTACTTCTTTTTTGTGTTCATGTGTTTTGTGTATTTCACATTGTATGGGATGATGCTTGTTGCCCTCACTCCAAACTTCCAAATTGCTGCGATTACCATGTCATTCTTCCTCGGTTTATGGAACTTGTTCTCTGGCTTCCTTATCCCTAGGACG CAAATACCAATTTGGTGGAGATGGTACTACTGGGGTTCTCCAATTGCATGGACAATCTACGGCCTGATTACATCTCAGTTTGGCGAGAATATGGACCCTATGGTGATTTTTGAAGAAAATAGCATACCAGTAAAAGAATATCTAAAAGATACTTTAGGATACGAATCTGATTTTCTTGGGTATGTTGTTTTAGCACATATTGGTTGGGCACTTCTTTTTACTTTTGTGTTTGCTTATGGCATTAAGTTTCTGAATTTTCAAAGAAGATAA
- the LOC141692251 gene encoding pleiotropic drug resistance protein 2-like isoform X2, with product MSVNASSDRIKWASASIREVFDSPGGDLFKQNGREEDEEDLKWAAIERLPTYNRLRHGMIKQVLEDGNVVHKTMDVSTLGVQDKKNFIESILKVVEEDNQRLLLRVRNRTDRVGISIPKVEVRFQNFSVEGDAYIGSRSLPTLPNAFLNTIEEVLRMLRLAPSMKKTVEILHKVNGVLKPSRLTLLLGPPGSGKTTLLKALAGVLEKDLRVSGQVTYCGHDMSEFIPQRTSAYISQHDLHHGELTVRETLDFSGRFLGVGTRYDLLSELSRREKESGIKPDAEIDAFMKATAVSGQHSSLVTDYVLKILGLDTCGDIMVGDVMRRGISGGQKKRVTTGEMLVGPAKVFFMDEISNGLDSSTTFQIVKFMRQMVHIMDVSMIISLLQPAPETYELFDDIILLSEGQIVYQGPRDNILEFFESVGFKCPERKGVGDFLQEVTSMKDQEQYWYKKNEPYHYVSVPEFVKRFGSFHVGQRITEDLSIPYDRSQTHQAALVKERYGISNRELLKASFAREWLLMKRNSFLYIFKTFQITIMSIIAFTVFFKSEMPSGRAADGAKFFGALFFGLLNVMFNGAAELGLTLMRLPVFFKQRDSLFFPAWAFAIPICVLRIPISVMESFIWTILTYYTIGFAPDATRFFCQLLAYVGVNQMALSLFRFIAAVSRIQVVSSSLGTFAMLLVLLLGGFIVAKDDIVSWMKWGYYLSPLMYGQNAVAVNEFLDERWNDPNTDTRIDQPTVGKVLLGSRGMFVDGYMYWICVVALFAYTIFLNILFILALTYLNPFGSSKSVVDKDANTKKKNKSTDRSTAHTNFTSDKDNRRGMVLPFKPLSLAFENVNYYVDMPPEMKSQGITEHRLQLLRDVSGAFRPGVLTALVGVSGAGKTTLMDVLAGRKTGGYIEGSISISGYPKNQATFARVSGYCEQNDIHSPHVTIHESLVYSAWLRLGPDVSNKTQKMFVEEVMELVELDVLRNALVGLPGVNGLSTEQRKRLTIAVELVSNPSIIFMDEPTSGLDARAAAIVMRTVRNTVDTGRTVVCTVHQPSIDIFEAFDELLLMKRGGQVIYAGALGQHSHLLVEYFESISGIPKCKDSQNPATWMLEISSAVAESKLDVDFAEIYEKSVLYRSNIKLIKELSNGAPGSEDLHFPTQYSQPFITQCKACFWKQYWSYWRHPEYNAIRFLMTIVIGVVFGLIFWGQGQKIEKQQDLSNLLGAMYASVLFLGGTSVGAVQSVVAVERTVFYRERAAGMYSALPYAFAQVAIEVVYVFIQTFIYSIILFTMIGFPWQIEKFLFYFFFVFMCFVYFTLYGMMLVALTPNFQIAAITMSFFLGLWNLFSGFLIPRTQIPIWWRWYYWGSPIAWTIYGLITSQFGENMDPMVIFEENSIPVKEYLKDTLGYESDFLGYVVLAHIGWALLFTFVFAYGIKFLNFQRR from the exons ATGAGTGTTAATGCATCATCCGACAGAATAAAATGGGCCTCAGCAAGTATCCGGGAGGTGTTTGATTCCCCAGGAGGAGATTTATTTAAGCAGAATGGAAGAGAAGAGGATGAGGAAGATCTCAAATGGGCTGCAATCGAAAGGCTTCCCACATATAATAGGTTAAGACACGGAATGATTAAGCAAGTTCTTGAGGATGGAAATGTGGTTCATAAAACAATGGATGTGTCTACTCTAGGAGTGCAAGACAAGAAGAACTTTATAGAGAGTATACTCAAAGTTGTTGAAGAGGATAACCAAAGGCTTCTTCTCAGAGTTCGGAATCGAACTGACAG GGTTGGAATCAGTATTCCCAAGGTCGAAGTGCGGTTCCAAAACTTTTCAGTCGAAGGAGATGCATATATCGGATCGAGGTCACTTCCAACGCTCCCAAATGCCTTCTTGAATACCATAGAG GAGGTTCTTCGTATGTTAAGACTTGCTCCATCAATGAAAAAGACAGTTGAAATACTCCATAAGGTGAATGGAGTGCTGAAACCATCAAG ATTGACACTTCTTTTAGGGCCTCCAGGCTCTGGAAAGACTACTTTGTTAAAGGCCCTTGCTGGGGTGTTGGAAAAGGATCTAAGG GTTAGTGGACAAGTAACATATTGTGGTCATGACATGTCAGAATTCATTCCACAGAGGACTTCTGCATATATAAGCCAGCATGACCTTCACCATGGTGAATTAACAGTAAGAGAGACATTAGATTTCTCTGGACGTTTCTTGGGAGTTGGAACAAGATACGATCTCCTGTCAGAATTGTCAAGAAGAGAAAAAGAATCGGGCATCAAACCAGATGCGGAGATAGATGCTTTCATGAAAGCTACAGCAGTGTCAGGCCAACACTCTAGTTTGGTTACTGATTATGTTCTCAAG ATACTTGGATTGGACACCTGTGGTGATATAATGGTCGGAGATGTGATGAGGAGGGGTATCTCTGGTGGGCAGAAGAAGCGTGTCACCACCG GGGAAATGCTGGTTGGCCCTGCGAAAGTTTTTTTCATGGATGAAATATCAAATGGTCTAGACAGTTCTACAACTTTTCAAATTGTCAAGTTTATGAGGCAAATGGTTCATATTATGGATGTAAGCATGATAATATCTCTTCTCCAGCCTGCACCTGAAACTTATGAGCTTTTTGACGACATTATACTACTTTCAGAAGGTCAAATTGTCTATCAAGGTCCCCGAGATAATATTCTTGAGTTCTTTGAAAGTGTGGGATTCAAATGCCCTGAAAGAAAAGGAGTTGGGGACTTTCTTCAGGAGGTTACTTCAATGAAAGACCAAGAGCAATACTGGTACAAGAAGAATGAACCGTACCACTATGTTTCTGTTCCCGAATTTGTCAAACGATTTGGCTCTTTCCATGTTGGCCAGAGAATCACTGAAGATCTCTCCATTCCTTATGATAGATCTCAAACCCATCAAGCTGCATTAGTGAAAGAAAGATATGGTATTTCCAACAGGGAACTCCTCAAGGCATCCTTTGCTAGGGAATGGTTATTGATGAAGCGTAACTCCTTCTTATACATTTTCAAGACCTTCCAGATCACTATTATGTCAATTATTGCTTTTACAGTGTTCTTTAAATCAGAGATGCCTTCTGGCCGAGCAGCAGATGGAGCAAAATTTTTTGGTGCACTTTTCTTCGGTCTCTTAAATGTGATGTTTAATGGGGCAGCAGAGCTTGGACTTACACTGATGAGACTTCCGGTCTTCTTTAAACAAAGAGATTCATTGTTTTTCCCCGCATGGGCATTTGCAATACCGATATGTGTCCTTAGAATACCCATATCAGTTATGGAGTCATTTATATGGACAATTCTAACATATTACACAATCGGTTTTGCTCCAGACGCTACTCG GTTCTTTTGTCAGTTATTGGCATATGTTGGCGTAAATCAAATGGCCTTGTCTCTCTTCCGTTTCATTGCAGCAGTTTCAAGGATACAGGTTGTTTCAAGTTCCTTAGGTACCTTTGCGATGCTATTGGTCTTACTCCTTGGTGGATTTATAGTCGCTAAAG ATGACATAGTATCATGGATGAAATGGGGCTATTATCTTTCTCCATTGATGTACGGGCAGAATGCCGTTGCTGTCAATGAATTTCTTGATGAAAGATGGAACGAT CCCAATACAGACACAAGGATAGATCAACCTACTGTCGGAAAGGTGCTTCTGGGGAGCAGAGGGATGTTTGTGGATGGATATATGTACTGGATATGTGTAGTAGCATTATTTGCCTATACAATTTTCTTAAACATCCTCTTTATCCTGGCACTGACATACTTGAATC CCTTTGGAAGTTCCAAGTCTGTCGTTGATAAGGATGCCAACACTAAGAAAAAGAACAAGTCTACTGACAGGAGCACAGC ACACACGAACTTCACTTCTGATAAAGATAACAGAAGAGGAATGGTGCTTCCTTTCAAGCCCCTTTCACTTGCATTTGAAAATGTGAATTACTATGTTGATATGCCTCCT GAAATGAAGAGTCAAGGAATCACAGAGCACCGTCTCCAATTGCTACGAGATGTGAGTGGTGCATTCAGGCCTGGTGTTTTGACAGCATTAGTGGGAGTGAGTGGTGCTGGAAAGACCACGTTGATGGATGTATTAGCGGGAAGAAAAACTGGAGGGTATATCGAAGGAAGTATTAGCATTTCAGGTTATCCAAAGAACCAAGCAACTTTTGCTCGTGTCAGTGGTTATTGTGAACAGAACGATATCCATTCTCCACATGTTACCATTCATGAATCTCTTGTGTACTCGGCATGGTTACGTCTTGGTCCAGATGTGTCAAATAAAACACAAAAG ATGTTTGTTGAGGAAGTGATGGAGTTAGTTGAGTTGGATGTGCTGAGAAATGCGCTAGTTGGACTCCCAGGAGTAAATGGTCTATCAACTGAACAAAGAAAGAGGCTTACCATTGCAGTAGAATTGGTTTCTAATCCCTCCATCATTTTTATGGATGAGCCAACATCAGGCTTAGATGCCAGAGCAGCAGCAATTGTCATGAGAACCGTGAGGAACACAGTGGATACAGGGAGAACTGTTGTATGTACAGTTCATCAGCCAAGCATAGATATCTTTGAAGCTTTTGATGAG CTTCTGTTGATGAAAAGAGGAGGCCAAGTTATTTATGCTGGAGCTCTTGGACAACACTCTCATTTGCTCGTAGAATATTTTGAA TCCATTTCAGGAATTCCTAAATGTAAAGACAGTCAAAATCCAGCAACATGGATGCTGGAAATTAGCTCTGCAGTGGCGGAATCTAAACTTGATGTTGACTTTGcagaaatttatgaaaaatcTGTTCTGTATAG GAGCAATATAAAACTCATTAAAGAACTAAGCAACGGAGCACCAGGCTCCGAGGACTTGCATTTTCCGACCCAATATTCGCAACCCTTTATTACTCAATGTAAAGCTTGCTTCTGGAAGCAGTACTGGTCATACTGGAGGCATCCAGAGTACAATGCCATCCGCTTTTTAATGACAATAGTAATCGGTGTAGTATTTGGATTAATATTTTGGGGGCAAGGGCAGAAAAT TGAAAAACAACAAGACCTATCGAATCTGCTAGGAGCTATGTATGCTTCTGTTTTGTTTCTCGGGGGAACAAGTGTTGGGGCCGTACAGTCAGTTGTGGCAGTTGAAAGAACAGTCTTCTACCGTGAAAGAGCAGCAGGGATGTATTCAGCACTGCCATATGCATTTGCTCAG GTGGCCATTGAGGTTGTTTACGTTTTTATCCAGACATTCATCTACAGTATTATCCTATTTACTATGATTGGATTCCCCTGGCAAATCGAGAAGTTTCTTTTCTACTTCTTTTTTGTGTTCATGTGTTTTGTGTATTTCACATTGTATGGGATGATGCTTGTTGCCCTCACTCCAAACTTCCAAATTGCTGCGATTACCATGTCATTCTTCCTCGGTTTATGGAACTTGTTCTCTGGCTTCCTTATCCCTAGGACG CAAATACCAATTTGGTGGAGATGGTACTACTGGGGTTCTCCAATTGCATGGACAATCTACGGCCTGATTACATCTCAGTTTGGCGAGAATATGGACCCTATGGTGATTTTTGAAGAAAATAGCATACCAGTAAAAGAATATCTAAAAGATACTTTAGGATACGAATCTGATTTTCTTGGGTATGTTGTTTTAGCACATATTGGTTGGGCACTTCTTTTTACTTTTGTGTTTGCTTATGGCATTAAGTTTCTGAATTTTCAAAGAAGATAA